From the genome of Bradyrhizobium elkanii USDA 76, one region includes:
- a CDS encoding MlaE family ABC transporter permease: MSGDPTLERIAQGEGLALCAAGNWTARFAPALERIVSDAEKLRGSRPHIFIDVSQVASLDTFGAWLIERLRRSLSDAGAEAEIAGLSANYSSLVDEVRRVGPAPRVVSDPLSISGMLEQIGRTVAGIGGTIIGLVDMLGAVLVAAGKVLIHPRSFRLTSTVHHLEQVCWRAVPIVVLITFLIGCIISQQGIFHFRRFGADIFVVDMLGVLVLREIGVLLVAIMVAGRSGSAYTAELGSMKMREEIDALRTMGFDPIEVLILPRMLALVLALPILAFLGAMAALYGGGLVAWLYGGVDPEAFLLRLRDAISIDHFIVGMVKAPVMAAVIGIVACVEGLAVQGSAESLGQHTTASVVKGIFFVIVMDGVFAIFFASIGM; this comes from the coding sequence GTGAGCGGCGACCCGACACTGGAGCGGATAGCCCAAGGCGAAGGACTGGCGCTGTGTGCGGCGGGCAACTGGACAGCCCGCTTTGCCCCTGCGCTCGAGCGGATCGTCTCCGACGCGGAGAAGCTGCGCGGCAGCCGGCCGCACATCTTCATCGACGTGTCGCAGGTCGCGAGCCTCGACACCTTCGGCGCCTGGCTGATCGAGCGGCTGCGCCGCAGCCTCAGCGACGCCGGTGCGGAAGCCGAGATCGCGGGCCTGTCGGCCAATTATTCCAGCCTGGTCGACGAGGTCCGCCGCGTCGGTCCCGCGCCCAGGGTCGTCAGCGACCCGCTGTCGATATCAGGCATGCTCGAGCAGATCGGGCGCACCGTGGCCGGGATCGGCGGCACGATCATCGGTCTCGTCGACATGCTCGGCGCGGTGCTGGTGGCCGCGGGCAAGGTGCTGATCCATCCGCGCAGCTTTCGCCTGACCTCGACGGTGCATCACCTCGAGCAGGTGTGCTGGCGCGCGGTGCCGATCGTAGTGCTGATCACCTTCCTGATCGGCTGCATCATCTCGCAGCAGGGCATCTTCCATTTCCGCAGGTTCGGCGCCGACATCTTCGTCGTCGACATGCTGGGCGTCCTGGTGCTGCGCGAGATCGGCGTGCTGCTGGTCGCGATCATGGTCGCGGGCCGTTCCGGCTCGGCCTATACCGCCGAGCTCGGCTCGATGAAGATGCGCGAGGAGATCGACGCGCTGCGCACCATGGGCTTCGATCCGATCGAGGTCTTGATCCTGCCGCGCATGCTGGCGCTGGTGCTGGCGCTGCCGATCCTGGCCTTCCTTGGCGCGATGGCCGCGCTCTATGGCGGCGGCCTGGTGGCCTGGCTCTATGGCGGCGTCGATCCGGAGGCCTTCCTGCTCCGCCTTCGTGATGCCATATCGATCGACCATTTCATCGTCGGCATGGTCAAGGCGCCTGTCATGGCGGCGGTGATCGGTATCGTTGCCTGCGTCGAAGGCCTTGCGGTACAGGGTTCGGCGGAGTCGCTCGGACAGCACACCACCGCATCGGTGGTGAAAGGGATCTTCTTCGTGATCGTGATGGACGGCGTGTTCGCGATCTTCTTCGCCTCGATCGGAATGTGA
- a CDS encoding ABC transporter ATP-binding protein, giving the protein MADEENDAIIRVRDITVQFGNTRVLDGLNLDVRRGEILGFVGPSGAGKSVLTRTIIGLVPKVAGRIEVFGVDLDAASTSQRRAVERRWGILFQQGALFSSLTVRQNIQFPAREYLRVSQRLLDEIMVAKLVMVGLKPEVADRYPSELSGGMIKRVALARALALDPELVFLDEPTSGLDPIGAGEFDELVRTLQRTLGLTVFMVTHDLDSLYTACDRIAVLGNGKIIAAGSIADMKASQHPWLQQYFNGKRARAVVA; this is encoded by the coding sequence ATGGCGGATGAGGAAAACGACGCCATCATCCGGGTCCGCGACATCACCGTTCAATTCGGCAACACGCGGGTGCTCGACGGCCTCAACCTCGACGTCAGGCGCGGCGAGATCCTCGGCTTCGTCGGGCCCTCGGGCGCCGGCAAGTCGGTGCTGACGCGCACCATCATCGGGCTCGTGCCGAAGGTCGCCGGCCGCATCGAGGTGTTCGGCGTCGATCTCGACGCCGCGAGCACCTCGCAGCGCCGTGCCGTCGAGCGCCGCTGGGGCATCCTGTTCCAGCAGGGCGCGCTGTTCTCCTCGCTCACGGTGCGCCAGAACATCCAGTTTCCGGCGCGCGAGTATCTGCGCGTCTCGCAGCGGCTGCTCGACGAGATCATGGTGGCGAAACTCGTGATGGTCGGGCTGAAGCCGGAAGTCGCCGATCGTTATCCGTCGGAATTGTCGGGCGGAATGATCAAGCGCGTCGCGCTGGCGCGGGCACTCGCGCTCGATCCAGAACTCGTGTTTCTCGACGAGCCGACCTCGGGTCTCGATCCGATCGGCGCCGGCGAGTTTGACGAGCTGGTGCGCACCCTGCAGCGCACTTTGGGGCTGACCGTTTTCATGGTAACGCACGATCTCGACAGTCTTTACACCGCGTGCGACCGTATCGCCGTTTTAGGGAACGGTAAGATCATTGCTGCAGGATCGATCGCCGACATGAAGGCATCGCAGCATCCATGGCTGCAGCAATATTTCAACGGCAAGCGCGCCCGTGCCGTTGTGGCCTAG
- a CDS encoding MlaD family protein, with the protein METRANYVLIGAFTLAVIAAAFGFVLWFQSLHTTKQRSPLRVIFEGPASGLRNGGNVNFNGIRIGEVVSVKLDNPRRVVALAMIENNAPLRKDTLVGLEFQGLTGVAAISLKGGEEAAPPVPLDEDGIPVLTADPNALQDVTEAIRATLQNVNRIVADNQQSVKNSLKNLEVFTQALARNSEKIDNVMLKVDGVMGKADSLMLGLNAIAGGNNGSELNLMVKSIRELAEDLDKRSNLLINDGRRTLSDISRAVNNFDRNPSRVIFGGSNNAAPEPAPAPAAPGPRRRQ; encoded by the coding sequence ATGGAAACGCGGGCGAACTACGTATTGATCGGGGCTTTCACGCTGGCGGTGATCGCCGCCGCGTTCGGCTTCGTGCTGTGGTTCCAGAGCCTCCACACCACCAAGCAGCGCAGCCCCTTGCGGGTGATCTTCGAAGGGCCGGCGTCAGGCCTGCGCAACGGCGGCAATGTCAATTTTAACGGTATTCGGATAGGGGAAGTGGTCTCCGTGAAGCTCGACAACCCGCGACGCGTGGTCGCGCTGGCGATGATCGAGAACAACGCACCGCTCCGCAAGGACACCCTGGTCGGTCTCGAGTTCCAGGGACTCACCGGCGTCGCCGCGATTTCGCTCAAGGGCGGCGAGGAGGCCGCCCCGCCGGTGCCGCTGGACGAGGACGGCATCCCGGTTCTGACCGCCGACCCGAATGCGCTGCAGGACGTCACCGAGGCGATCCGCGCCACCCTGCAAAACGTCAACCGCATCGTCGCCGACAATCAGCAGTCGGTGAAGAATTCGCTGAAGAATCTCGAGGTCTTCACCCAGGCGCTGGCGCGCAATTCCGAGAAGATCGACAACGTCATGCTCAAGGTCGACGGCGTGATGGGCAAGGCCGACAGCCTGATGCTGGGCCTCAATGCGATCGCGGGCGGTAACAATGGCAGCGAACTGAACCTGATGGTGAAGTCGATCCGCGAGCTCGCCGAGGATCTCGACAAGCGCTCCAATCTCCTGATCAACGACGGCCGCAGGACGCTGTCCGACATCAGCCGTGCGGTGAATAATTTCGACCGCAACCCGAGTCGGGTGATCTTCGGCGGCAGCAACAACGCCGCACCCGAGCCCGCACCGGCCCCGGCGGCACCCGGGCCGCGGCGGCGGCAATGA